CTTTGGACCGTaaatttcatcttcatttcctCAAGACAGCCTCCACcatgtttgttgttttgctggTTGTCTCTACAGGTacaaatatcaggaaaaattttcCTTTATATAAAGAGCAACATTAATGTTGAATTGCTTTGAACAATTCATACATAAACAATGCTataacataagaaaaaaatagcccTCCACCCACAAAACCTCATTTTTAATGGCAGTCTTCCTGTTCCCAAGCATCCATTGTTCCCCTCTATCCTCCAGAATTTATCCATTAACATCATTAAGCTACTTTCATCTTTGGTCATCCTAAAACAGGTTATCACAGAGTTTTAAAGTTGAGACAGGGAATGCTAACAGGTCTATGCATATGACAACTCACATTCAGTACGTCACACTGTTTGTaatgtttaaaaccaaaaaggtcTACCTGCTCTATCAGCTTTCAGCGTGTCCCAGACATTGCAGTTGAAGTCGTCATAACCAGCTAGGAGGAGACGTCCACTCTTGGAAAATGCTACAGAGGTGATGCCACAGATGATGTTATCGTGTGAATAAACCATAAGTTCCTGATCAGCCCGAAGATCAAAAAGCCTGCACGTAGCATCATCCGAGCCTGTGGCAAATGCATTGCCATTTGGGAAGAACTTtaagggggggagagagggggagaggaaaaaagatacatGATTTCAGACTCAATTCCTCTGTCTCATTGAATACACCATTTTGTACagaccaagagaaaaaaagaaagcagcaaagaagaTTATACACCTCTCCACTACTGGAATATGGGCAAAAATAGTGAAGTAATTAAGAGCATGTGGAAAAAACACTATTTTAACAGCCACTGTTTCCATTTACCACAATGGATCTGAAGTTGTACAAATTTCAGGTACTTTCCCCAGCTacaaaaaacattaattaaagaaaataggCCATAATACTACATCATACAAGTACAGGCTTAAGAGCTGAGACcagagaaatataaaaatataaatttcaaTCCCATGTCCTCTGTTCAAGTTGATACATACACAGATGGCATTGATGTCCGACTCATGGCCAGTGAAGGTTTGCCGACACATTCCTTCTCTAACATCCCACAGTTTGGCAGAGGCATCACAGGcaccagaaacaaaacaccGGGCATCAGGAGCAAGAGACAAGCTCATGACATCTCCAGTGTGCCCAGTAAATGTAGTTGTCTGCTGACCAGTTTCTATGTCCCAGAGAGCGCttcaaagaataattaaaaaggcaaaaatcaacACATTTGTGCTCCATTAGAAGGTCTAGACAGCAATTTTTGTCTCAACCTGTTCATTTATATCACTGCTAAAAAGTAAAACTCCATAaaagcattataaaaaaaatactgagagTAGAAAACCCAAACATTATCTGTTGAACTATTTGGCTATGTTACAGTATAATTGTGCATGGAAGATTTTAAAAGCCATCTTCAAGTTTAAAATATTAGgggttttaaattgaaaaaaacagtgaaaaaagctCATGACTGACACTCAGGGCTGTTTATACGCCAAGTTCTTGTGACATGCCAATGACTATTGTCCAGTACTGCTACCAGCTTGATTTAAAGCAGCAGTGGTAAGGCTCCAGCAAAAGCCAAGtcagcatttctcatttttaaaaactcactGAGTATGCATAACTTTGTGAATTTTGTCTGTCATTTTAAAGCTGCACAACTTTCCCAAGACAGCAAAATCACTACTACAGTAATACTCAAAGAGTATAAAAGGATGAAAGAACACCATCACCTCCCTAACAAGAGATCTAAACATTTAAGGAAGActaaagatttttaatttctgcaattTCTCAGTAAACCAGACGCATCAGTGGCAGTTCTGCACCAGGCAAATGAGAGATGACTGTACTTTGACACTGTACTTTGGAGCTTGGCTGAACTGAAGTGATGTCAAGGATAAATGGTTATCCAGACAACTGTAGAGTTACTACAGTAACTCCTGAAGCAGCTGTATTCTCTTACAAAGAGCATAATTTTAACAAATGCTGTTTAGGTTtttggtctttaaaaaaaaaaaaaaaaccaaaccacaaaaacaaaccaccacatatttagaaacatttttgtataaaaaccaaacatataTATTCAATAGCTACTCAGAATCAGTGGACTAGTAGATGGGCATTCAAAGAGACTGACGCTGTGTAGGAGAGCTATTCATTAGACAACCTTTGCTATAAGAACTGCTGCTTCAGAGAGCTGTAATGCTTTTAAGAATTAGATGTAATAGAAATATCTATGAAAAAAGATTGAGGTCTTTTTTTGTTCAGAAGCTAGTATTATTAAGACTACACCTACATTCTCCTCAAAAAACCCATCTACTGTCACTGCAGAATATTTTCTAGGAGCCCTTCTGAATAGCAACATAAACTAAATTCTGTATTAGAAAAATCCAAATATGACTCTAAGTAATAAATACTGAATACTAAACAACTTTGAGAAAAGTCATTAGTCTAATACACTTATTTCTGAAAGCCAAATAGttatagtaaaaaaaatttcccattCCATCTTAACACAGAGAATTAGGTTAGGCTCTTCAGAACATGGGCATAACTAAACAGCCAAAGCTAACAAACTTGAAAGACCAAGTCTTCCATTACTAGTAAAAACGTGACATACGAACAATAATTAATCACATTTAGCCTTCTGGATGACTATTAGGTTTAAGAAGAATAAAGTTTCCTTCAATAATCAAGTATAGCTGTGAAAAGTCATTGCTAGCAATCATGTCAAAATTTTACTGCTTACCAAGTGGTGTCACCAGAGCTGGTAACAATTTGATTATCATCCAAGAAACGACAGCATGACAAGtatcctgaaaacaaaacaaaaagttgaTGAATAAGACCAGAGATTACTCTTCACATTGCATACTGGCTTGCTCATATGttgcttcctcctctcctgaAGATGAGGCAAGAACTACTATATAAGCCTAAAATACAACACAGACAAATTTTATATAGGAGCCTCCAACATTCTGGGCAAAACGTATTTTGGCTCTTTACGGACCATGCCCAATTCAGCCACTACACTAGCACCGTGATACACTGGTATCACAGCAAGTCGACCTAAACAAAGATGTCtgtaacacaaaagaaaataaactaagCAGCTTAACCAAATAGGGTAGACACTGTTTTGGAAATACCTTaccaatttttcttttggtagagagaggggagaggaggacgGCGAAAAGAAAGAGGGAGTAGTGAGGCAAAAGCATGGAATCCACTGGCCAAGCTGAAGAGAAGTATAGGTTAACCCTGCACCGTACACCCTAAACTTTCTAAGAAAGTTGATCTGTAGGTCACTGCATCCAGGAGCAACAAATGCTTACAACCTCAACTGTATCATACGACTattgagaaaaaataaactacCTTCTCGGTCAGTACAAAGAACAGAGCATATACGTTGGATGTTTCCCACCAGTGGCATCAAAGAATTTCATCTGAATGCTCTGAAGCGTCTTTGTACTGAAGTACCACAAGCCAAACTATCAACGCAACAACTCTGATTGCAAAATTAGTCTGTCCTGCCGGCCACCTCTGCCTCACAAAGCACAACCATCTTCTGAAAACCCAAACTACAGCGAAACATGAAAACCTGCCAACACCAGCTTCCAGCCTATAGGCTCTGTTCAAttctgcaacagaaaagcagctcaTCGAAACTGTTCAAGAAGATTCCACACAAACTGCTCAGGTGTACTCTTTTGATGTCCCTTGCATTAcagcaaaattctgcttttcatgtTATGTAAAAACCCATGTTTTCCCAGCTATACAGTTTATAACCGTAAAGACCATTAAGCAGCTAGAATATCATAGAAATAACGCTCTCTctattgctaaaatatttttcagtattttgataCACACACAGGGCCACACACTGGAAACCAAAGCTCCCCATGTCCAAACATCATTCCAATTTTCCCGGTGTcctggagggcaggagggaggcaggggaagaatAGAAGACTGCCTTCTTACAAATCACTTTACTGGTCACATCAGAAACGCTATTTGACGGTCAAATCAACACTGCATTCTCTCACCCTTCACTACACCCACAGGGCACACAATTTCTCTAAATTACAGAAATCAtgctttgcaagaaaaacagccgaaagaaaattaaatagcatTGAGTGTACTTTAACTCACATTTAactttttctgtataaaaattCATTAAGGTGTAACTATTCAGTTCCAAGTAACcttattttccttcaaatgAACAGTTTTTATACCATTTTCTTTACTCTGTATGGTTAGAGGCTTGATCAGGCAGAAAACCAGCAAGACACAGAGCCCACCTGACATTTTCTCTAAAGAACTGCTAGAGGTTTTCTCTGGAGCCAAGCTGACAGCCTCTAGAGCAATCTacctttgttttgctgtgttttggattacACTCTTTGTGGAAACAAAAAGACCATAAGGATGATGTGCAGCTTTAGGAGAAATGGCTAATTACAGTCCATTCCCTTTCTCAGACTGTTTAAGCTATTACTGATTCCACAAGAATGTGGAAGACTACTGATGTGTGTGACAGGCTCAGTACTATGCTAGTACTTTACAAGATACCAGAGTGCCTACTAAATAGCCAGTGTTTCAATTTTCAATGGAGTTCAAGAAACCACCCACCTGgctttcctctgaaaaatttCCAAACccattcacaaaaaaataaaaatacaatctgTCCATTATCAGACAATATACAAAAGCAGTTCACATTTTCTAGGTTATAAGAAGCTCATCTCTGTTAACTGTACATTCTTTAGGAAGCGAGAATATCTTCAGCCactgaatttgcttttaaaggtaCTTTGTGACACTGAGTCTCTTGGTTtgttcagaataaaaaattttCAACTCATGCCCCGCACTTAAAACACTAGCTTTTAAGCACCATGAGGGACTTTGTTGCTTCAAAAACTCTAACACCTGTGTTTCTACAATCTTCTTACCTAACAAGACAAATTTTGCTTCATCTGTCACTAAGAGAACTTTGCAGCTACAGTTTATACCCTAATTCACCAGGCAAAGCCTACAAGTCTACCTGTCTCTTCTCACCAGTCACAAGACAGTCCACGTTagaaacagaaggcaaaaattaaGCTACTGTATTTTGGGGAGAAGGCAGAcaaggagaaacagaagaggaagcaaTGAGAACTCAAACCTCTGCAACTAAAGAATAGCTCCATCAGAAGACAGCCGTCTTGCTtatgaaaagttaaaatacaTTCTCATTACACTTCTTTTGTTCAAAGAGTATCAtccttaaatttttttttaaaaaggagggagaaagagccATTTAAAAAGCGGGCAGTATGCAGCTAAGGTCCTGCCCAAGAAATAGAGGTGCACAATGAAGTATatctttttaaataggaaattatatttaaaagatttttttaaaatatcttcacCATGTGCTTAAGTAACTTAGATCATTCCGAACAGGCACTCACCTGTGTGACCAGCTAGTTCACGGCTGACACGTACATTCCCTTCACGAGTTTTCAAGTTATAAATGGAACAGATGTTATCAAGACCACCACAAGCCACATAATTTCCAGAAGGAGCATATGCACAAGTCATGACCCAAGATGAACGCAGGGGAATAGCATGCACCTGAAACCGATACATTAATAAATTTCATCTGCAAAACAACTGATCCAATAATTTAGCATCAGGAAGTTTTTCACCTGCGTCTCAAGGTATACATCATCTTTTTGTcaaaaggacaagaagaaaacagtggggaaaaaaaaaaagtctttggcTGTTTGAGTATCAAACTATTTTGAGGGCAAGTTGCATATATAGCTCGTCAGACCAAGTAATGACATAATTAAAACCTCAGATTTGCCTTTCCTGAATCCAGTTTAATCAGCAATTTTGGtaaaaactaaattatttcatttcagtgctctgATTACTATTGGTTTATTATAGGTTCAGGCAAATATTGACTTCCAAGTACAGTCAGCAAAACTGCCAATTCCAGGCTTAGATGCTATGCTATGAATGAACAAGTAAGGAAATCGCtattttcactgcatttaaATCCTTCTTTGGAAACCCACTGCAAGCAATCAAGCTTCACATTTAAATAACTACCCCACGTTTCCTTGTCATTCCGTGCTCAaatacctttattttaaaaattattgaagCTAAACCTGTTCTGTCTTGTTAACTTGTTGCATTCATCCTTCAAATTTGTTCCTAACATCTTTAAGAAAGGGGATCATATCCTTATACATATTGTGAGATTTCATGCAATATTAACAATCTTCCTGCATTTCTTAAGTAAACAGTAAAGATTACTGATTGTTCCTCTGCTGCTACAATAATCAGTGATCCTGCAGCAATGAGCAGTTCAAAGAACAATACCCTGCACTAAAACCACAACCAGCTCATTTTTGGAAGTCTTCTACCAAGGAACTCATTGGAATATTCACCTTGagccattttattttatcattagGAAAAGATCATATTTATGACACCTGTGTTACTTCCAATGTGTGCTGCAACTGCCAAGAGAACATCTGCAGACTACCATTCAAGTATATTTGCATTAACTGCTTCTGGGTGCTACCTAGTCAAATTAAATACTGTTTCAACACCAAGCTATTTGTTACCTATAATTCCAGActgtttgtggtttgggtttttttggggggttggtttgtttggggtttttttatttcttttgggggtgggggcacaTGTGTGTTTTTAACTCAATTGCTATTTCACTGAATCAATACTGCCAAGAGGTATGGGGGAAGGATGTTTTTGCAGCTGAAGAGTTCTATTTCTGATTCTAGTAATAATTTTACCAGTCTAGTAATGAACTCTGATTCCATTCCCCCCAGATAAgaaagctgctctctgcctcttGATGATGCCATGGATTAATTAGCATTCATATAAGAATTGAAGATACTAATATAGAAATCATGGTCTACAGTGATTATTTTACCATCTTATCTTTCAGTTTTTAACAGTAATTTAGATCATATTTACCTGCAGGCTGGGGTcaaaggaggaggatgaaggcaAAAAAGGgagggtttatttttattttgcaaacagtATTATTACTCTTTACTAAAGTTATGGATTCATTAGTTTCACAACTGGGATTCAACAATAACCCCAGCTTTAGgatttgctgctgcagttgtttgtttctgcttctctctcctctgtaaCATGCCATTTGCTCAAGTGCATTCGCGAAATTGTTTTTAAGGCTATGATGAGGTAAGCCAGGAAAATCCACCTGAAATAAAGTCAGTTCCATACTCCTGTGCACAACAGACTTGAGCGGCTCTGTCAACCTAACTCAAAGGGGCAACATGTGAATTCTTGCTAGCCCTGATAACAGTAACCATAACCAGTAAAGACCAATCCCTGCCATATGAAAGTAAAAGTAATTCTGAACTACATCATGTGATTGCAGCCAGAAAGTGATGACCCATTACATATATCAGGTCTTTCAATACTTAACTGCAGACAACAAACTATTATGGCTATGCTTAAATCTCTGACCCTTCGGGTGCAACGTGCTGGTTATTTCTTGCTCTCTGTTGATCAATTTCTCTGCAGtaccaaaacaaatcaaaacattcTCTAGGATTAagtatttcattgttttttccatttgtggtGCACATTTCCATACACAGAGCACTTAAGACATGGCTATATTCTTTAAATTCAAACTTTATTGGTTCGGAGAATTCAAAATTTAGTCTTAGGAGTATGAAAGTAATGCAGCCAAAACCATGACAGGTAACATTTCCCTCCTTTGTATTTACAATTCAATTACACAGCAACATATCAGTTAGTCTTACCTTGTTTGTAGTATAGCTGTCCCAAATTATAAGTTTGCCATCCTGGGAGGCACTAACTAGAAGCCTAGAGGGGAGACAGGAGGTAAACACAATCATTGCAGGAAGACAAGAAGGAACATCTttgtgatggcatttgtctccACTATCAAGGCCAAAGTACTTGAAACCATTTCAGTACAGTGTGACATTACCCAATTCAGTTATTAgcactataaaaataattttgcaaatacTCAGTTTCAATGCTAAACATTATGGAAGTGTGCGATGGAACACTTGCATGTTAACACATTCGgactacagaaaaaacagaaaaaaactgtaGCCATGTAACCAACATCTCAATCTTGAAAACTGAGGGAGAAAACTTGCATGGAATCGGTGCTTCTGTATTCTACACACAGGCTTCAGATTCATTGAGTCTGGGAATCTACACTATcaacatgttttcctttttcctttttttaaaacagaaattcaagTTCTAACACATCCAGAACCCCTGAATGTCAGCGCTGAAATacaatggaaatgaaaatgaaaatgaaacgCAGCAAAGATATCAGTAATGGAAGGGGGAGCATTAGGAAGATTTTTATTCTAAATCAACACCACCTTAATCCCCCACCCAGCAATCATGTTTGAAACTTGATGCACCTAATTCATTGTTCAGAGCTCTTACCTGCTTTTAATGTGTTTAAAGATAGATCAAGTATACCGACACAGAAAGTGTGAAGACTATACAgaattttcaagtaattttggATAATATACTCCAGTATGGTATTCAAATTTGTTTTGTGCATCTTCTTCTGATCATTTCCAAGCTGAACAATACACTGCAATCATTGAAGTACTCCAGTCtctttgcattaatttttttattttatgttatattTTAGAGCTGTCTTGAAACAATGTTTGCCAAACAAGAAATTGAATCCCCATCTTTTAAATAAGCTACGTGCCAAAGAGATGCCTGAAGCAATGAATTCTACATATCTGTGAAATTAGCTTATTTCACAGGCATAGAAAACTGAGGTGATTTTTAAGTACTAAGCAATTCAGAAACTAAAAGTATAACACatcatgaattatttttcatcatcATGACGCATACTTTGTTAAGCAGTTGGCTATTTTGCTTTAGTATATTTACtgtatgcatacacacaagAGTTCATGCAGTTCTTTCATCAGGCACAGCTTGTTTACACAGATTTGGTAAGAAGGTAACTTTAACAACATCAAGCttcctttgaaaatctctgCTGAGCAGAAAGAGGCTAGCTGTAACTTACAAACTCCTTAGCTGTAACTTAAAAATTcctaatgggatttttttttaaatctgttcctgcaaggaagcagcaacatattattttaactgaagtttGGAAATTTGCTGCCATTAGTGTGCCTTAAAATTCttctaaagaaaagagaatg
This portion of the Pelecanus crispus isolate bPelCri1 chromosome 15, bPelCri1.pri, whole genome shotgun sequence genome encodes:
- the GNB1 gene encoding guanine nucleotide-binding protein G(I)/G(S)/G(T) subunit beta-1 gives rise to the protein MSELDQLRQEAEQLKNQIRDARKACADATLAQITANIDPVGRIQMRTRRTLRGHLAKIYAMHWGTDSRLLVSASQDGKLIIWDSYTTNKVHAIPLRSSWVMTCAYAPSGNYVACGGLDNICSIYNLKTREGNVRVSRELAGHTGYLSCCRFLDDNQIVTSSGDTTCALWDIETGQQTTTFTGHTGDVMSLSLAPDARCFVSGACDASAKLWDVREGMCRQTFTGHESDINAICFFPNGNAFATGSDDATCRLFDLRADQELMVYSHDNIICGITSVAFSKSGRLLLAGYDDFNCNVWDTLKADRAGVLAGHDNRVSCLGVTDDGMAVATGSWDSFLKIWN